TAGTTGACCGACAGCAAGAGTCTCGTCCCCGTGAAGTCGGTGGCGAAGGCACTGACTGTCGTTGCGATAGCCGCGGCGACGATGAGCGTGAATCCGACCGAGAGGTGGAGCATCGCTCTGCGCGAGGTGCGTTGATAGGCACGTACCGCCATCGTCACCATCGCCAGTCCGGCCGTCGCCAATGTGACGCTAAACAGTGCGTACAGCAGTTCTATCGTTCGCATGGTTTGAAATTTGAGAGGCAGGTCGTTCGTAGCGTTGTCCGAACCTCGTAGGTTCGTGGCTTAAGTCTGTCCCCGACATCACTCGGATTTGAGGTCCCGCCACACGTCGGCGAGGGAGTTGTCCAGTTCCGGCCGGTTGTCCATCTCGACCTCGATGGTCTCCGGTTCGAAGTTGAGCGTCAGCGCCCCGACGTTCCGCCGGTAGACCTTCGTCCGACGACCTTCGTCGGAGAATTCTCTGCCCGACAGTTCGAGCAGGTCCGCTTCGGTGAGTTCCTCGATGCGTCGGTAGCTCGTCGCTATCGGAATTTCGAGTTGGTCGCTCAACTCCTGAGCAGACTTCGGGTCGCTAGTGGCCCGGAGTATCTCGGCGTTGTACTTGTTGCCGAGCACTCGCAGGAGTTCGACGGCCTCCATCAATTATCGCGTTTGATAACGGGGGGTTAAAAAGGTACCGCAGCAGACCCATCAGCGAGGGAGAAGTGCCGTTCGTCGGAACAGAATACTGTCGGCTGTAATTCTCTGAACGACGGAGCGTAGAATATGGAGGGAAACCAGTCAAACGGCCACTTTATCCAGTAATCCTCACATAGTTACAGCCGACAGTATAAAGTGCCCCCCACGGGAGAGACCAATCATGTCACAGACCGTTTCGGACGTGCAGGTCCTCGAATTTCGGCTGGAGGACCGGAAATACTGCATCGACATCGCACACGTCGATGAAATCGTGGACAAAGACGATTTGACACCGCTCCCGAACTCCGACCCGCGCGTCGAGGGCGTGATGGACCTCCGCGGGACGACGACGACCATCATCAATCCGAAGTACGTTCTCGACATCGACCAGTCGGAGACGGGCGAGCGGGTCGTCGTCTTGGAGACGGACGACGAAGAGGAAGGGGCCGTCGGATGGCTCATCGACTCCGTCCACCAAGTGTTCAGTATCGACGGCGACGCGGTAGACGAGTCCGTCGAGAGTGACTCCGTGCACGGAATCGTCCGTCGTGAGGACGGCTTCGTCGTCTGGGTGAAGCCCGAGAAGATAAACGCCTGAGAAACAGCACAACAGCGCATCTCTCTC
The sequence above is a segment of the Halorussus halophilus genome. Coding sequences within it:
- a CDS encoding chemotaxis protein CheW — its product is MSQTVSDVQVLEFRLEDRKYCIDIAHVDEIVDKDDLTPLPNSDPRVEGVMDLRGTTTTIINPKYVLDIDQSETGERVVVLETDDEEEGAVGWLIDSVHQVFSIDGDAVDESVESDSVHGIVRREDGFVVWVKPEKINA
- a CDS encoding DUF7521 family protein, whose amino-acid sequence is MRTIELLYALFSVTLATAGLAMVTMAVRAYQRTSRRAMLHLSVGFTLIVAAAIATTVSAFATDFTGTRLLLSVNYLITTIGYLFVMYSIIDG
- a CDS encoding ArsR/SmtB family transcription factor; the protein is MEAVELLRVLGNKYNAEILRATSDPKSAQELSDQLEIPIATSYRRIEELTEADLLELSGREFSDEGRRTKVYRRNVGALTLNFEPETIEVEMDNRPELDNSLADVWRDLKSE